The Buchnera aphidicola (Rhopalosiphum padi) genome segment CAGATAACATAATAAAAACATTTTTTGATTTAATATTTTTTATTTCATTGTTTAATTGTTGTAATTTATCATGAGATATAGGTTTTAGTTCTGTACTATTAAAGGGAAAATTAATATTCTCATTAAGTGCAACATATTGTTTGTTTGATGATTCAGGAATGTATGAATAAAATATATCATTTATATGAGATTTTCCAAATTTCCATCCAAAAGAAAGAATAAAGTCTCCTAAAGTAGGTTTCATAGATAAATTCATTATTTTTTCAACATTACTTTTCCAAGTATAATCTAATCTAGTAATAAATTTTTTATTAAAAATATATTCAGCCCCTAAAGACACATTAGGAAATAATGTACTTTTTTTAGTAAAGATATTTCTTAAATCTTCTTTAGAAGATAAATTATCCCAAAACATCATTCCACCTAATCGAGTGTAAATATTAAAATCATCTGTTATGGGATATGAGAATTTTGTAGCAAGTTGAATACTGTTGGGTTGTGTATGTTCTGCATTTTTTTGAAGAATTAAATGAGGAGAAAATCCTGTTGTATCATTTTCTATTTCGAAAGAAAAATATGGATTAAATTCATAACCTAAAAACAATCCAAAAACAGGTGCACCTAATTTATCTTTTTTATCATTCTCTGTAGCATCTTTACTTTTATATTCGAGAATATTAAAATTAGACCATCCCATTTTGGTACCTAAATACCAACCATCATTTTCTTTTGCTTGAATACCAGTA includes the following:
- a CDS encoding OmpA family protein; amino-acid sequence: MKKKALTIIFLLVSLVTGIQAKENDGWYLGTKMGWSNFNILEYKSKDATENDKKDKLGAPVFGLFLGYEFNPYFSFEIENDTTGFSPHLILQKNAEHTQPNSIQLATKFSYPITDDFNIYTRLGGMMFWDNLSSKEDLRNIFTKKSTLFPNVSLGAEYIFNKKFITRLDYTWKSNVEKIMNLSMKPTLGDFILSFGWKFGKSHINDIFYSYIPESSNKQYVALNENINFPFNSTELKPISHDKLQQLNNEIKNIKSKNVFIMLSGHADRIGNKEYNQKLSEDRAYSIKNYFTSHGISQDKITIQGMGNEFPLTNQICKDISSRPLLISCLAPDRRVEIEVLSD